GTTTTTTTGTTGGTGTGGATAGTTTGGGGATTATTGAAAGATTTTGTGAAATTTTGATTTCGTGAAGTGTGATTTTAGAATGATATATAGGAACAGTTAGGTGATGACGTAGGTATATTTTACTGCAATTATTAAACTAGCTTATGTTTAATGTACAACTTAGCATTGTGTTGGGGTTGTGGATTATGCAAGTTGGTTGCATTTGGTCCGGTGATTTATGTTGGAGTCAGATTTGGGTAAGACCCAATATTCGATTTAAGCTAATGATTTGATACTGGTTGTTACTCACGTTTTTTGCCCCAACTTTCATGGTGATTTTGATTATGTTAAAAGGTTTAATATGGTTATactttgagttgtatttatacTAGGGTTAGTCAAAGTAGTAGTAGTTTATATTCCGTCTACTACATTTGAACGCTTTATATTGTTATCTATTTTTGAAACAGATACGAAAGCAATTATCTTATTAGCATATAGATCGAGGAGAAAGCTTGCACTAAGCTTATTCTCAATTTTATTTTTGACTTGTATATTATGAGGGTTAGTATTTTATTGAATACACTTGCTGTACTACTTCACTCAGTACCTTTTTAGTTGTACACTCTATATGTCTGGTCAGATCAATATCAGAAATTAATAACATATATTTTTTCTGTGTTTTTTTGTTTGTGCACATCTATTGTATATTTAGCACTCTATCATCAGACTGTTCTGGGTGCTTATAATACAACTGGTGAAAGTGATGCCTGGTATACTGCTAGTTCTTTAGCCAAGCGCCCTAGATTCGACAATGCAATCAATTTGCCAATATATCCACAAAGGCCTGGGGAGAAGGATTGTGCCCATTATATGCAAACGAGAACCTGTAAGTTTGGCGATACCTGCATGTTTGACCATCCTCTTTGGGTTCCTGAGGGCGGAATCCCAGATTGGAAAGAGGTGACAGTTAATTGCCATATCGATTCTCTTCTTATTTCAgtatatataaaaaatgataATATCTTCTTACTAAATATATTTTCAATACCAACATTTCTTAGAGTATGTTTCGATTAATCTTCTTTTTTGGTGAAAGTGTCTTCTGCTATATCTTTATTACTGTAAATTTCATGTTATTCCAGTCAGCTGTATTATAACATATCATAGTAAAATTAAGTAGTAATTGATTTTGGCATGAACTGCATAACATTTTGAAAACATGAAAGATTACATGAAATTTTTAGTTCATGACTAAATTCTTGATTTGGTTTACTTATGTGTGAACTAGAAACTGGGAGTTATATATAATAGTGTAGGGAACCATGAAGATGGTTTATGCACATGCTATTGTTATTGTTGGGTAACTCCATGCATCAGTTCGGGTCTTTTCTGTTTCCTTTTGCTCAGGAAATGCATAATAAATTTAGTAGTTTGGTTACTTTTTTCCTGGTGAAATGCGAGCGTACCAGGATATGAGATCTGATGGACATTGGTTGAGTTTTTGGTAAAGTTTTATTAGCAGACGTGTAAGGGAATAGGAATGGTCGGGGTCCGACCTTTTTTTCTAGCCACATGCCTTAAATTTTTGCAGTCTGATGTGCATTGTGATATGTTGTTAGTTTTTCACTTCATATGCTTTTCAACTTGTCAAATATAATCTAGACGTTTTTGGTTGAATCACTACTACATCTATCTTTGTTGCCATTATGTTCTTTGATACGTATATTAGATTTATATATGGTCCAGAGTCATAATGCTAGAAATGTGTATATTTATAGTCATATTTTGTTTGTTTCGTTGTAGAAGTATGTAATGATGGTCTACATTCTATTCCTTTGAAATTATGACATTGAAATTAATTGGAAAAAAGGAAAGAGTTTGTTATATCCTGTTAGCCCTAGATGAAGACAGTATGAAAGTGGAGTTTTTGTAATCGTTATTGTTACTCTTCTTCTTGAAATGTACATTTAAAATTTTGTTCATATAGTGGCATCTTATATTATTTACCAGGACTCTGCATCGGCCTTAGCTAGTTGAAACCTGATACCCGCTAAATTTTATGCATGTTCTATTTGATACCTGATACCCCTTAAAGTTCTCTGCACATTCTATATTCGCAAAAAGTATTTTTTGATTATCTACTCTCATTTGCAGGTTCCCCTTAATGTTACAAGTGAAACCCTTCCTGAGAGACCTGGAGCCCCTGATTGTCCAGTAAGCTTATATTTGAATAGTTTATACTGTTTAAGAATTATTTTAATAGTTTTAAGATCACTATTTACGcataataatttttatttgttgAACTGAATATTTTGATGCATCGCAGTACTTTCTGAAGACTCAGAGATGTAAGTTTGGTCCGAGGTGCAAATTTAATCACCCGCAGGATAAAATAGCTTCTCTGGTACATATACCATACTTTTTCTGGTTAAATGGTTAATCGTCTGTTCTGTGTTTCAGTAATGACGAATTATCTTTGTTTGAATCTGATCCTAGGCTGCTCTAGGGAGTGGCGATGTCTCTGTCTTACCTGAGAGGCCATCCGAGCCCCCATGTGCAgtatgttattatcatgtttAGAGTATGGTTTAGTCACTATTGTTTGTCCATTATCTTTTGATGTGCTGATTCTTGATTAAATGTCTGATAAGTTTTATACAAAGACTGGGACATGTAAATTTGGGGCGACCTGCAAATTTCATCATCCAAAAGATATTGTTATTCCATCAGCTGGACAAGATAATGGTAGTGGCTATGCTGGAGCAGCTAATAATGCTGCTGGAGATGTTGCAACCGCGAAGCCAGTTTTTTCCCCTGCCTTATTGCACAACTCCAAAGGTCTTCCTGTTAGACCGGTAATATATACGTttatttgaattgataataatttAGTTTTTATGTAAATATTCCAATTTATATTGCAAAGATGAGGAAAACCCACGTGCATGTGAAATTTAAAATAAAGGTACACTGCACAATCTGTCTATCCTTTGAAAAATTAGCCTCACATGTACAAGGAATCTCCTAAAAAGTAATAGCTTCTTTAACCAAATTTCACAAATCCAGAGAGTGAACAATAAATTTCAGCTGATCTCAGTATTCAAAAGAGGATCTAGCTTGAGAAAAGAAACTTGGAAGGTAACTTATTTGATAAAGTATTAGCTTTTGAACGCACATGCAATCTAGATCTTCACATTTATTATATCATACCTACTAAACCACTCGGAATACACAACCATTGTTTACACAACCTAGTCCGGGCACAATTGTTTTCCACAACTCATTTAAAAGACATCATTCTTTTAACAGAAAAGTCAAAGAGGTAGAAACTCAAGTAGAGGGTATAGCATCTGACGTGGGAGAGGGAAAGACTAATTGGGTAAAAATCTTTCTGAAATGATGACTTAATCGAAATGTAGAATTTGTACCAAATAAGCTACTATGTTACTCAGAACATGAAGTACCAGATATATAATTTGTACCAAATGTAGAATTTGTACCAAATTCactgagagagatatatttaaaAACTAGAGCTTTGAAGGAATATACCCAAAAGATAGAGAAGTAGCAGTGTTTCACACACAGAGACGGTGATTGGATATTTGGTTGTTGACTTGTTGTCAATGTGGCCTGACTGTTGCACAAGGTTAATGGTAGAATGAGATATGGACAGTAATTTCTGTGATTTTATTATTTATGCTGTATCATACCCTTCCTTTCGCCTTGAGCAACAGTACAAGTTGCTTACATGACTTTTCACAATAAATTTTCTTTGCATGATAACATCTCTCATATCCTTTTTGTATTTCTTAATATAGGGTGAAACGGATTGCCCATTCTACCTGAAAACTGGCAGGTCAGTGTATCTCTGTTTGTAACAAGTAATTTCCTTGCGAACAAATTGATTCTATTAGACGAATGTATTGATTTGTCAAGTTTGAACTCTTCTTCTCAGTTGCAAGTATGGTGCTACTTGCCGCTATAACCATCCTGAAAGATATGGTATGtttgttttaattgttttatttaGCGCACTGGAACTAGATATGTCCATATAATCATTATTTTTCTTGTTTTAGCATTAAATGTTAGTATTTTCTGCAGCAATCAATCCACCTGTTGCTCCTGCTTCTTTTGTAGCGCCTACCTCTCATTTTAGTATTGGTTTTAACCCATCAGCATCATATTTACAAACTGTTGACCCTAGGTTGACTCAGGCTACGGTAAGTGAATTATTTATGCTTATATTCAGTTTTTTAGTCCGTATCAAAGTATTCTAGTTAGAAATAATATATTATTTGGGCATGTCTGTATCACCCTTTTATTTGGCGTTGTCGATTACCTTAAATATTGTTCTACCTGTGAGGCAAATCAACTCGGTTTAAAGTgaagtttgatattatttttttttgtttatttttccGAGAAAGTTTGACATTATTCTACTATTATGTACTCAACGAGTTTGACAGGTTCTGTGCACATTTATT
The sequence above is drawn from the Apium graveolens cultivar Ventura chromosome 2, ASM990537v1, whole genome shotgun sequence genome and encodes:
- the LOC141707712 gene encoding zinc finger CCCH domain-containing protein 37-like → MLSGGYSSSGDIWSAPPAVNSSADPLSAYKRASAQALYHQTVLGAYNTTGESDAWYTASSLAKRPRFDNAINLPIYPQRPGEKDCAHYMQTRTCKFGDTCMFDHPLWVPEGGIPDWKEVPLNVTSETLPERPGAPDCPYFLKTQRCKFGPRCKFNHPQDKIASLAALGSGDVSVLPERPSEPPCAFYTKTGTCKFGATCKFHHPKDIVIPSAGQDNGSGYAGAANNAAGDVATAKPVFSPALLHNSKGLPVRPGETDCPFYLKTGSCKYGATCRYNHPERYAINPPVAPASFVAPTSHFSIGFNPSASYLQTVDPRLTQATLGMGSTIYPQRPGQIACDFYMKSGVCMFGETCKYHHPIDRSMHAQAEAQQQNVNLTLAGLPRREGAINCPYYMKTGACKYGVACRFDHPPAGEVMSTKAEGTSTV